A genomic window from Spodoptera frugiperda isolate SF20-4 chromosome 29, AGI-APGP_CSIRO_Sfru_2.0, whole genome shotgun sequence includes:
- the LOC118268585 gene encoding protein patched homolog 1-like produces the protein MPKDKSFRSPQKLWESVSSKSVHIVEGLFFKLGVAVARHPWKTVLFTFSFVLLSCIGLLRFHIEKNPMNLWVPPESDFYYDTNWYIDTFGTGFRLQKVIITADNVLEPEVLSAINNITKKINSIQVKYKNEEYSLKELCYKVPIVNFYNAGRVKRSLEMLPENSAHSNTSASGVSDFSDPTLWVNDEFYCDFLESFQFTCYRLNILDLWKNNQEEINQATKHDIVEKINKIKVNPTSGHPYDYTKLFGAMKYDEHGDIISAGSIMLTWFTQVNMTNIDVNEVGNLVGTEDWVSIPLAMWESEFLDLMESISHNFSDINIYYEAGRSFADISGKAMFDELDKLFLGILLMFLYIQFALSRYNWLEIKLTLGSVGLLCVGLAYITAVSWCSVLGISFGPIHSSLPFLLMGLGIDDMFVMNACWNNLPDSAAKKTLPVKVGLMLKHAGVSIVITSFTDIVALLIGAITILPSLKSFCIYAAMGVFFIFCFSVTFYVAVFTLDLKRIEDNRNGILFCYQHKKQIRISDSKTVFQTFLEQFYKRVVFTIPGKIVVILFTLIITGFSIQAILHLEQRFDPKWFIPDDTYYKDFLNANEVYYPEEGNMAMVFLGEMNYNKEFIKIHDMIQELKKETYIYDVSTWVEHFHQYVLQNYNRDLVKNASALTDQEFNRHLSRFLYSPIGGRFQVNFKFAETFACGIPATQIKASTMLFNFAKFRGPEEYIPAMNHVRNIVKTTNITTGDGYRSVWSKVFANWVTDEIIAVEVERNIELALLCVMLCTVILITNLQMCLWIFVCVLLTILNVLGCMQRWGMTVDIVCCIGLELATGLCVDYAAHVGHTFLTLTEGSSSERAFKTVTSIGSAVMLGGGSTFLSLSLLSMSKAYTFQSFFKIFLLVILFGLFNGLIFLPVGLSLIGPDAYKPKKHKIAAEMVELNGNNGTIEKQLEDG, from the coding sequence ATGCCTAAAGACAAAAGTTTTAGATCTCCCCAAAAACTATGGGAATCTGTGTCTTCTAAATCTGTTCACATAGTTGAAGGATTATTTTTCAAACTTGGAGTGGCTGTGGCAAGACATCCATGGAAGACAGTCCTTTTCACATTCAGTTTTGTGCTCCTGAGCTGTATTGGTCTACTAAGATTTCACATAGAAAAGAATCCTATGAATTTATGGGTACCACCAGAGTCAGATTTTTATTATGACACAAACTGGTATATAGACACATTTGGTACTGGGTTTAGACttcaaaaagtaattataacagCGGATAATGTCCTTGAACCTGAAGTTTTATCTGCAATCAACAATAtcacaaagaaaattaattcaatacaagtaaaatataaaaatgaagaaTATTCATTGAAAGAATTGTGTTATAAAGTCCCTATTGTGAATTTTTATAATGCTGGTCGAGTGAAAAGGTCCTTGGAAATGTTACCTGAAAATAGTGCTCATTCAAATACAAGTGCTAGTGGTGTCAGTGATTTTTCAGACCCAACTCTTTGGGTTAATGATgagttttattgtgatttcttaGAAAGTTTTCAATTTACATGTTATCGACTCAATATTTTGGATTTATGGAAAAATAATCAAGAAGAAATAAATCAAGCCACTAAACATGATATTGTAGAAAAGATAAATAAGATCAAAGTGAACCCCACTAGTGGTCACCCTTATGACTATACAAAACTTTTTGGTGCTATGAAATATGATGAACATGGTGATATTATTTCTGCTGGGTCTATTATGTTGACCtggtttactcaagtaaatatGACTAATATTGATGTTAATGAGGTGGGTAATTTAGTTGGTACTGAAGACTGGGTGTCCATTCCCCTAGCTATGTGGGAAAGTGAATTTTTAGATTTAATGGAGTCAATTTCTCATAATTTTTCTGATATTAATATATACTATGAGGCTGGGAGGAGTTTTGCTGATATTAGTGGCAAAGCCATGTTTGATGAATTAGATAAACTCTTTTTAGGAATactattaatgtttttgtatatCCAGTTTGCATTGTCACGTTATAACTGGTTAGAAATTAAGCTGACATTGGGTAGTGTAGGCCTTTTGTGTGTAGGCTTAGCTTACATAACTGCTGTGAGTTGGTGTTCTGTTCTTGGTATATCATTTGGTCCAATTCATTCATCTCTACCATTTCTTCTCATGGGTCTTGGAATTGACGATATGTTTGTAATGAATGCTTGTTGGAATAATTTGCCTGATTCAGCAGCTAAAAAAACTTTACCTGTAAAAGTAGGCCTAATGTTGAAACACGCCGGCGTATCTATTGTAATTACGTCCTTTACGGACATAGTTGCTCTGCTTATTGGTGCTATTACGATCCTTCCGTCGTTAAAGTCCTTTTGTATTTATGCCGCCATGGGcgtatttttcatattttgtttttcagttaCGTTTTATGTGGCGGTATTCACATTAGATTTAAAAAGAATTGAAGATAATAGAAACGGAATTCTTTTCTGCTATCAACATAAAAAGCAAATAAGAATTTCAGACAGTAAAACtgtatttcaaacatttttggAACAATTTTACAAACGAGTCGTATTTACAATTCCCGGCAAAATCgtcgtaattttatttactttaattattactGGTTTTAGTATACAAGCTATTCTTCACTTGGAGCAAAGATTTGACCCGAAGTGGTTTATTCCTGACGACACGtattataaagattttcttAATGCTAACGAAGTTTACTATCCCGAAGAGGGAAATATGGCCATGGTATTTTTAGGTGAAATGAACTATAATAAagaattcattaaaatacatGATATGATTCAGGAATTAAAAAAGGAAACTTATATTTATGATGTAAGTACTTGGGTTGAACATTTTCATCAATATGTTTTACAAAACTATAATCGCGATCTCGTAAAAAATGCTTCAGCATTAACGGACCAAGAATTTAATAGACATTTGTCAAGATTTCTATACAGTCCTATTGGTGGCAGATttcaagttaattttaaattcgcTGAAACGTTCGCATGTGGTATTCCAGCTACACAAATAAAGGCTTCAACAATGCTTTTCAATTTTGCAAAATTTAGAGGCCCTGAAGAATATATACCAGCTATGAATCATGTAAGAAATATTGTCAAAACTACAAATATAACAACTGGTGATGGGTATCGCAGCGTTTGGTCAAAAGTATTTGCAAATTGGGTCACTGATGAAATAATAGCAGTCGAAGTCGAAAGGAACATAGAGCTGGCACTACTTTGTGTAATGCTTTGcactgttattttaataacaaatctGCAAATGTGTTTATggatatttgtttgtgttttattaactATTCTCAATGTATTAGGTTGTATGCAAAGATGGGGTATGACTGTAGATATAGTGTGTTGTATAGGTCTCGAGCTCGCGACTGGTTTGTGTGTAGATTACGCTGCTCACGTTGgacatacatttttaacattgaCAGAAGGCTCTAGTTCAGAAAGAGCGTTCAAAACAGTCACTTCCATTGGATCTGCGGTAATGTTGGGCGGTGGCTCCACTTTCCTGTCACTATCTCTTCTTAGTATGTCCAAAGCGTATACTTTCCAATCCTTCTTTAAAATTTTCCTCCTAGTTATATTATTTGGTTTGTTTaatggtttaatatttttaccagTAGGTTTGTCGTTAATAGGGCCCGACGCGTACAAACCTAAGAAGCATAAAATCGCAGCTGAAATGGTAGAGTTGAATGGAAATAATGGGACCATTGAAAAACAGTTAGAAGATGGAtga